From Carassius gibelio isolate Cgi1373 ecotype wild population from Czech Republic chromosome B23, carGib1.2-hapl.c, whole genome shotgun sequence, the proteins below share one genomic window:
- the LOC128012201 gene encoding transcription factor HES-5-like — MAPTITGSVISREQLPLTNKLRKPIVEKIRRERINSSIEKLKSLLGQEFLKQQPDSRQEKADILEMTLDFLRLQQRSQNPSSFSCTAAGDGRSRCVQEAVNFLSQCPEQTESHRRLLKHFLNTQLCTENNTRVPPQISSPAAQSSSKEQTLALWRPW; from the exons ATGGCACCAACAATCACTGGATCAGTCATCAGCAGAGAACAACTTCCACTCACAAACAAG CTGAGAAAGCCCATAGTGGAGAAGATCCGCAGAGAACGAATCAACAGCAGCATTGAGAAGCTCAAGTCTCTTCTGGGTCAAGAGTTCCTAAAGCAACAGCCCGACTCCAGACAGGAGAAAGCTGATATCCTGGAGATGACGCTGGATTTCTTGAGACTCCAGCAGCGCTCCCAGAATCCCTCGTCCTTCAGCTGTACTGCAGCTGGTGACGGACgctccagatgtgtgcaggagGCCGTCAACTTTCTGTCTCAGTGTCCAGAGCAGACAGAGTCCCACAGAAGACTGCTGAAGCACTTCCTGAACACGCAGCTCTGCACAGAGAACAACACACGAGTGCCGCCTCAGATCAGTTCACCAGCCGCACAGAGCAGCAGCAAAGAGCAAACTCTGGCGCTCTGGAGACCCTGGTAG